TTGAGGTGACTGACGGCAATCCGTGCGATGCTTTCCAGTCCTCTTGCCTGCATGTCCAGTGGCGTATAGGCCACCCCATTGGCGCCGATGTTGACCCCCCTCAGCGCCAGTTGCTGCTTCAAATCGACACTGTCCCAACCCTTGAGCGTGAAGGCGATCAGGCCTGATTGCTGATCGGTGTCCCCCAGGTTGTGCAGCGTCAGCCCGCTGATAGTGCCGAGGCGTTCGCGCAGGTGCCGACACAGCCCATCGATCCGCTGACGAATGCGGGTCGCTCCCAGCCGGTTGAATTCCTCCAGCGCATTGGCCAATCCCGCCAGCAAGGCCACCGACACTTCGCTGGTTTCAAAGCGCCGCGCATCGTCGCGCACGGAAAAGCTTTCGCCGTCCCAGGGGGCGGACAGCACGTCCAGATGGCCGGGCACGAGTCGTTCGAGGAACCCCTGCCTGACATACATCAGCGCCGTACCTCGCGGACCACGAAGAAATTTGCGCCCGGCGCCCTTGAGCACATCGCAGTTCAGCGCCTGCACATCGCAGGGCAGTTGACCGAGTGCCTGGCCTGCGTCGATGAAGTAGGCAATCCCGTGCTGTCGCGCCACGGCGCCAATGGCCTCGGCCGGGTTGATCAGGCCGCCATTGGCCGGGAGCCAGGTCAGCGCGATCAGCTTTACCTTCGAGTCGATCATCTGCTTGAGGGCAGGGACGGATACCGCGCCTGCCTCATCGCAGGGAATCACCTCAAGCCGCGCGCCCGCGCTGACAGCCCGGGCCATGCAGGCCAGGTTGCCGCCCCATTCATGGCGCCCGACAAGAATCCGGTCGCCGACCCGCCATGGCCCCAACGCATTGAACGCCATACCCCACGCCGCCGAGCCGCTGCTGGCGAAGGCGATGCTTTCAGTGTTGGCGTTGAGCAATTTCGCGGCCGCGTGGCGGGCGCGGGCCTGGATGCTCTGGTCGGCGGCCTCCATCGGGCCGCCGGTGGCTTCGCGCTGCAACTGCTCGATCATCGCGTCGAGGGTGCCCTGGCTGGGCAAGGAAGCGCCGGCATGGTTGAAGTGAATCACGCTGTAGCAACCCGGTGTAGCCGCGCGCAAATGCTCCACCTCGGCACGATTCACGGCCGCAACTCGAATATTGCGTCGATTTCCACCGCCACGCCGCCCGGCAGGCTCGATACACCCACGGCCGTGCGTACATGCCGGCCTTTCTCGCCGAGAGCATTGACCAACAGATTGGACGCGCCATTGGCAACCGCACCGTGTTTCTGGAAGTCAGGAGCGCTGGC
This DNA window, taken from Pseudomonas fluorescens NCIMB 11764, encodes the following:
- a CDS encoding aminotransferase class V-fold PLP-dependent enzyme, with protein sequence MNRAEVEHLRAATPGCYSVIHFNHAGASLPSQGTLDAMIEQLQREATGGPMEAADQSIQARARHAAAKLLNANTESIAFASSGSAAWGMAFNALGPWRVGDRILVGRHEWGGNLACMARAVSAGARLEVIPCDEAGAVSVPALKQMIDSKVKLIALTWLPANGGLINPAEAIGAVARQHGIAYFIDAGQALGQLPCDVQALNCDVLKGAGRKFLRGPRGTALMYVRQGFLERLVPGHLDVLSAPWDGESFSVRDDARRFETSEVSVALLAGLANALEEFNRLGATRIRQRIDGLCRHLRERLGTISGLTLHNLGDTDQQSGLIAFTLKGWDSVDLKQQLALRGVNIGANGVAYTPLDMQARGLESIARIAVSHLNTEEEMEVLLNALNQLSKA